In Paramicrobacterium humi, the genomic stretch GCGGGCCGCGAATCTGCGCCGCGCGCCTGTTGTTATGTGCTCGTGATCTGGGGCATAATGTGTGCAGGACCCCGGTCCCGGACAACTTCATACGCGGTGTTGCCGCTCTCGCATCCATCGGTCGTAGGGGAAGACGTACCAATGGAGACAAGGAGAGAAGATGACGACACCAGCTGCACGGGGAGTGATTTACATTCACTCTTCTCCGCGCGCGCTGTGCCCCCACGTCGAGTGGGCGGCGGGGCGCGCTATCGGTCGCGCCGTCAACTTCGATTGGGCGGACCAGCCGGTTCTGCCCGGCTCACAGCGTGCTGAGTTCTTCTGGGAAGGACGTCAGGGCATGGGCGCTGCCATTGCGTCGGCGCTGCGCGGGTGGGAGCACTTGCGGTACGAAGTGACGGAGGATGCGACGCCCGGGTCGGACGGCGGACGCTGGATGCACACGCCCGATCTCGGCGTCTTCTATGCGCAGACGGACTCAGCCGGAAACATGGTGGTCTCCGAGGAGCGCATCCGCTACGCCGTGGAGATCGCTGCCGGCTCAGCCGCTGACCTCACTGCGGAGCTCGGGCTTGCGCTCGGCCAGGCCTGGGACGACGAACTCGACGTCTTCCGCCACGCGAGCGACCACTCGCCGGTGGTGTGGCTGCACAAGGTGGGCTGACGCCCTTCTGGAACAGGAGAGCCGCGCGGTGAATCACCGCGCGGCTCTCTGCTGCTGTGCCGGGATCAGACGCTGCGGAACGCTGCGACCGCGTTGTGCCCGCCGAACCCGAACGAGTTCGAGACCACGAGTTGCGGGCCGTCACCGAGCGCCTGTGTCTCACCCGAGACCCTCAGCGGAATCTCCGGGTCCTGGGTAGTGAGGTTGATCGTCGGCGGCGCCTTGCGGTCCTGGATCGCGAGGATCGAGAAGACGGCCTCAAGAGCGCCAGTGCCGCCGAGCAGGTGCCCGGTCGAAGCCTTCGTGGCGGAGACGGGGATCTGCGTCACACGGTCTCCGAACACCTTCCGCAGCGCGGCGTACTCCGCGATGTCGCCCACGGGAGTGCTCGTCGCGTGGGCGTTGATGTGGGTGACATCGTCCGGCGAGGCGCCGGCCTGCGCGAGCGCGAGGGTGACCGCACGGCTCGCGCCGCCGCCCTCCGGGTCGTTTGCGGTGATGTGATAGGAGTCAGCCGTGACGCCGGAGCCGGCGAGCTCGGCGTAGATGCGAGCACCGCGTGCGAGGGCATGCTCTTCGGTTTCGAGGACGAGGCTGGCTGCGCCCTCACCCATCACGAAGCCGTCTCGGTCGATGCTGTACGGCCTCGACGCGGTCTCCGGCGAATCGTTCCGCTTGGACAGGGCCTGCATCGAAGCGAACGACGCGACGGTGATGGGGTGGATGGCGGATTCGGTGCCGCCGGCGATGATCACATCGGCGAGGCCGAGCTGGAGGTGCTCGTACGCGTTCGCGATCGACTCGGTGCTCGATGCGCACGCGGACGCGACCGTGCGGGCGAACGCGCGAGCGTGGAAGTGCATCGACACGGCCGCGGAAGCGGCATTCGGCATGAGCATGGGCACGGTCATGGGCATGACTCGTCGGGGACCCTTGGCGCGGAGCGTGTCCCACGCGTCAAGCAGAGTCCAGACTCCGCCGATGCCCGTCGCGAAGTCCACTCCGAGGCGCTCCGGGTCCACGTCGGGCTCTCCGGCATCCGCCCACGCCTCCATCGCGGAGATGAGGGCGAACTGAGCCGACGGGTCGAGACGCTTCGCGACGGGACGCTCGAGCACCTCGGACGGGCGCACTTTCGCCTCAGCGGCGAACTTGACAGGCAGCTCAAGCTCTTCGACCCACTCGTGCTCAAGCGTGTGCGAGCCTGATTCTCCCGCGAGAAGCGCGTTCCAGCTGTCACGGACATTTCCACCGAGCGGCGATGTTGCGCCCATCCCGGTGACGACGATCTTCTTGGTCATTCCTTCGACTCTCTCAAGGTGTCGGGGCATAACTCGACATCCGAGCGGGCGCGCCATGGCGGCGGCCCGCTCCGGAGGTCGGGCGCGTCAGGCCTGGGCTTTGACGATGAAGTCGACGGCGTCGCGAACGGTCTTGAGGTTCTTTACCTCTTCGTCCGGGATCTTCACGTCGAACTTCTCCTCGGCGTTGACGACGATGGTCATCATCGAGATCGAGTCGATGTCAAGGTCGTCGGTGAACGACTTGTCGAGCTCGACGGTGTCAGCCGCGATGCCGGTCTCGTCGTTGACGAGCTCGGCCAGGCCAGCGAGGACTTCTTCGTTGGACAGTGCCATGGTGTTTCTCCTTGAGTGTGGGTTGACCGTTGAACAGTCTAGAGGGGAGGGCAGCGCCGCCGTGGTTAGGGCAGCACGATGATCTGCGCGCCGAACACCAGCCCGGCGCCGAATCCGATCTGCAGCGCGAGCCCGCCCGACAGCTCCGGGTGCCCCTGCAGCAGACGGTGAGTCGCGAGCGGAATCGAGGCCGCCGAGGTGTTCCCCGTCGACTCGATGTCGCGCGCGATGAGGACGCTCGCCGGCAGTTTGAGCTGCTTCGCGAACTCGTCCACGATGCGCATGTTCGCCTGGTGGGGGATGAACGCGGCAAGGTCATCGACGGTGATTCCGGCGTTCTCGACCGCCGTTCGGGCGACTTTCGCCATCTCCCACACAGCCCAGCGGAAGACCGTCTGGCCCTCCTGACGCAGCGTCGGCCACGGCGATTCGCCGTCACGGAACTCCGTGAGCGTGTGGTTCATCGACACAGCGTCGGCTTTCGAGCCGTCGGAGCCCCACACGGTGGCGGAGATCCCCGGCGTGTCGCTCGGGCCGATCACGGCGGCGCCGGCGCCGTCGCCGAGAAGGAAGGAGATCGAGCGGTCGGTCGGGTCGACGATGTCGGACAGCTTCTCGGCGCCGATCACGAGGGCATAGTGCGCTGCGCCAGCCCGGATGAGCGCGTCCGCTTGCGCCACCGCGTAGGTGTAGCCCGCGCACGCCGCGTTCACGTCGTACGCGGCCGCGGGGTTCGCGCCGACGCGGTGGGCGACGACGGCCGCCATCGACGGCGTCTGCCGCACATTGCTGATGGTGGCGATGATCACGAGGTCGATCTGGGCCGGATCCACGCCGGAGACGGTGATCGCCTCTTTGGCGGCATCCGTCGCCATGTCGATGGCCTGAACGCCCTTCGACGCTCGCGTGCGGGAGACGATGCCGGTGCGCTGCTGGATCCACTCGTCGGAGGAGTTGATCGGTCCAACGAGGTCATCGTTCGGCACGGAGAGGTCGCCGCGCGACGCGCCGAACCCGAGGAACCGCGTGTAGGAGGGGCCCGTGGACTGGGTGAGCGTGGGTGTTGTCATGATTCCTTCGGGTTCAGGCTGCCGCGTCGATCATCTGCAGGGCTGCGGGAATGTCGTCGGGCGTGTTGACGGCGACCGTTGGCACTCCCTTGAGTCCGCGACGGGCGAGGCCGATGAGCGCGCCAGCGGGAGCGAGCTCGATGAGTCCCGTGACGCCGTTCTCGGCGAATGATTGCATGCAAAGGTCCCAGCGCACGGGCGACGCCACCTGCTTCACGAGAAGATCGCGGAATCGCTCGCCGTCACTGACGACGGTGCCGTCGCTGTTCGTCCAGATGCGCAGCTTCGGGTCGCTCGCGGTGAACAAGGAGGCGGCAGCGGCGAGGAACTCCCGCGCGGGCTCCATGTACCGGGTGTGGAACGCACCCGCGACCTTGAGCGGCATCACGCGCGCCTTCGCGGGCGGCTCGTCCGCGAGCCGAGCGAGCGCGTGGAGGTCGCCGGCGACCACGATCTGCCCGCCGCCGTTGTAGTTGGCGGGCTGGAGACCGAGCGACTCGGCGGCCGCGATGACCTCGTCGGGCTCGCCACCGAGAACGGCGCTCATTCCTGTCGGAGTGCTATTCGCCGCTTCCGCCATCGCGACCGCGCGCTGGCTGACGAAGTCCATCGCGTCGCCGACGTCGAGGATGCCGGCACCTGCGGCGGCCGTGATCTCGCCGACCGAGTGGCCTGCGATCCCGCCGACGCGGTCGAGGGCGCCGTGCTTGTCGAGCGCGCGGAGCGCGAGAAGTCCGGCGGCGACGATGAGCGGCTGCGCGATCGCGGTGTCCTTGATCGTCTCCGCGTCCGACGTCGTGCCGTGCGCGGCCAGATCGAGCCCGGCGGCATCGGAGTAGTCGGCGAGGAGCGCCTTGTTCTCATCGGAATCCAGCCACGGTGCGAGGAACCCGGGTTTCTGAGACCCCTGGCCGGGGCAGACGATGACTATCACCGTTCTAGTCTGCCTGCTCGGACCGTTCGTTGTCTGTTCAACGGCGACGAATAATCGCCAGATCGTTTGTTCGAGCCGCTCAAATCGTCACGGTGCGACGCGTCGCTTACGCGGCGGCTCGTGCTCCGCGATCGATCCGAGAATGAGAGCCGACTGCAGAATCAGTGCCTCACGCGCCCCCGTAGCGTCCCAGCCGATCACCTCGGAGACGCGCTTCAGCCGGTACCGCACGGTGTTCGGGTGAACGAACAGCTCCCGTGCCGTGGCCTCGAGGGAGCGGCCGTTGTCGAGATAGCACCACAAAGTCGTCGCGAGCTCCGTCGAATGGTCCTTCAACGGTCGGTAGACGCGCTCGATGAGCGTGCGCCGGGCCAGCGGGTCGCCCGCGAGGGCGCGCTCGGGCAGCAGGTCGTCGGCGAGCACGGGTCGCGGAGCATGACGCCAGGAGCGTGCCACCGCGAATCCGGCGAGGGCCGCTCGAGCGCTCTGGGAGGCGTCCACGAGAGTGGGAACGGCGTGACCGAGCACGAGGTGGCCGTCGCCGAAGCTCGGCTCGAGCTGGCTCGCGATCTCGAGGAATGACAGCGCCGGGGCGGTGCCGACGGCATCGTCGCCGTCGCCGTTCGGGCTCTCGGATCGACCGATGACGAGAACGAGGCGGTTGCCCTGCACGCCGATGAGCACGTCGGCCTGCATGTGCCGTGCCGCGCGTCGCACGTGGTCGACGTCGAGCTGAGCCGGGGTCGTGCCGACGAGCACGGCGACCTCGCCATGACCGTGCCAGCCGAGTGCCGCGATGCGGCTCGGCAGCTCATCGTCCGTCTCGCCCGTGAGGATCGAGTCGACGACAAGCGCCTCAAGACGCGCATCCCAGAGCCCGCGCGCCTCAGCGGCGCGCGCGTACACGTCTGCTGCGGCGAAGGCGATCTCGCGAGAGTACAGCAGGATGGCCTCGCGCAAATGGTTGTCACGGCCGGCGACCCGTTCTTCGACGACCTCGACCGTCACGCGAATGAGCTGGAGCGTCTGCTGCAGACTCACCGAGCGCAGCAGCTCCCGGGGTGCGGCGCCGAAGACGTCTGCGGCGATCCACGGCGTGGATCGGGGATCGTCGAACCACGAGATGAACGATGAGATGCCGGCCTGGGCGACGAGGCCGACCGCGCTCCGGCGGCCCGGCGGCATGTCGGCATACCAGGGCAGCGTGTCCTCGAGCCGTTTGATCGTCACGGTGGCGAGTTCGCCGGAAATCCGGCGCAGCCAGGCGAGCGTCTCCTGCTTGCTGTTCTTTGCCGCGCTCAGGGTCGGTCCTCGCTCTCGCTCCGGGTGGGCTGCCCGCCGAGGGTGACGCGGGCAAGGGATTAGCCTAGTCATACAACATACGGCATCGAGAGTGCACGATGTCACACAAGTGCGGGGGAGCGGTCATGATCCAGCCAGGAGAGCGGGCGCCGGACTTCACGCTCGTCGACCAGCACGGTCGCGAGGTCGCCTCCGCGCGCCTGCGCGGCAGTCGCGTCGCCCTCGTGTTCTTTCCGCTCGCGTTCTCGGGCGTCTGCGGCGACGAGCTCGCCGAACTCGCCGCCAACACGGCCATGTTCGACGAGGCGCAGACGCAGCTCGTCGGCGTGACCGTCGACTCGGTTTTCGCCCTCCGGGCATGGTCGGATGCCGCAGGGGCGACGTTCCCGCTCGCCTCCGACTTCTGGCCGCACGGTCACGTTGCCCGCCGCTTCGGCGCTTTCGACGAGCGAACAGGACGCGCGGATCGCGCCACGATCATGATCGATGAGGGCGGCATCGTGCGCGCGTCCTTCCGGGCGCCCCCGCACCGTCCGCGATCGCTCGCGCAGTACACCGAGGCGCTCGCAGCCCTCCCGCATGCGGCATCCTGACCATCGGCGGCCGCTGTCACCGCTATCATTGACACGTCGCGTGCGACAGGGGCCTTTAGCTCAGTTGGTAGAGCGCCACGTTTACACCGTGGATGTCGTCGGTTCGAGCCCGGCAGGGCCCACTTCAGGCGCATGCGGCGAATCCGAGCAGTGCACGATCGCGACGTTCGCCGGCCCCACAGCCGGATACGATGATCAGGATGGGGCGACAACGGGCTTCGAGAGACATTGCTCTCCGCTATGACGACGGCTTCCGGGGCGGCATCGCGATAGCGGCGGGACTGCCCGTCATCCTCATTCCCTTCGTCGCGGTCACGCTTCAAGCGGTCGACTTCAATCCTGTTCTCATCGTCGCCGGAACGTGCGCAGCGCTCTCGTGCTCCTTTCTCGTCTACGTGGTCTGGACGCACGTGGTCTTCACAAGCGACGACACGGGAGCGCTCGCGCACGTGGGAGCCGTGCAGTTTCACCGCCGGGCGAGCACCTTAACGCGTCTTCTCGGCTTCGGCAGCGCCGAGAGCTGGGCGATATCGGCCGCGGGCGCAGCGCTTGCCGTGGCTCTCGCCGCCGCCGTGTTCGGCGCTCGAGAAGGCGGCGTGCTGCTCGCCCTTCTTGTTCTGCTCACGGGAGCGGCCGCGTGGGCGAGCGTCGCGTACGCCTTCGCTCTTCGCTACTTCCGGCAGCACATGGCGGGTGAGCGGTTCCGGTTCGACATCGAGGAAGCACCGCGCTTCACGGACTTCCTCTCGCTGGCGATAATGATCTCCGCGGCCGGCACGATCTCGCCAGCCGCTCCTCGGAGCCGGGCGGGG encodes the following:
- a CDS encoding DUF3145 domain-containing protein codes for the protein MTTPAARGVIYIHSSPRALCPHVEWAAGRAIGRAVNFDWADQPVLPGSQRAEFFWEGRQGMGAAIASALRGWEHLRYEVTEDATPGSDGGRWMHTPDLGVFYAQTDSAGNMVVSEERIRYAVEIAAGSAADLTAELGLALGQAWDDELDVFRHASDHSPVVWLHKVG
- a CDS encoding beta-ketoacyl-[acyl-carrier-protein] synthase family protein, whose amino-acid sequence is MTKKIVVTGMGATSPLGGNVRDSWNALLAGESGSHTLEHEWVEELELPVKFAAEAKVRPSEVLERPVAKRLDPSAQFALISAMEAWADAGEPDVDPERLGVDFATGIGGVWTLLDAWDTLRAKGPRRVMPMTVPMLMPNAASAAVSMHFHARAFARTVASACASSTESIANAYEHLQLGLADVIIAGGTESAIHPITVASFASMQALSKRNDSPETASRPYSIDRDGFVMGEGAASLVLETEEHALARGARIYAELAGSGVTADSYHITANDPEGGGASRAVTLALAQAGASPDDVTHINAHATSTPVGDIAEYAALRKVFGDRVTQIPVSATKASTGHLLGGTGALEAVFSILAIQDRKAPPTINLTTQDPEIPLRVSGETQALGDGPQLVVSNSFGFGGHNAVAAFRSV
- a CDS encoding acyl carrier protein; the encoded protein is MALSNEEVLAGLAELVNDETGIAADTVELDKSFTDDLDIDSISMMTIVVNAEEKFDVKIPDEEVKNLKTVRDAVDFIVKAQA
- a CDS encoding beta-ketoacyl-ACP synthase III, which translates into the protein MTTPTLTQSTGPSYTRFLGFGASRGDLSVPNDDLVGPINSSDEWIQQRTGIVSRTRASKGVQAIDMATDAAKEAITVSGVDPAQIDLVIIATISNVRQTPSMAAVVAHRVGANPAAAYDVNAACAGYTYAVAQADALIRAGAAHYALVIGAEKLSDIVDPTDRSISFLLGDGAGAAVIGPSDTPGISATVWGSDGSKADAVSMNHTLTEFRDGESPWPTLRQEGQTVFRWAVWEMAKVARTAVENAGITVDDLAAFIPHQANMRIVDEFAKQLKLPASVLIARDIESTGNTSAASIPLATHRLLQGHPELSGGLALQIGFGAGLVFGAQIIVLP
- a CDS encoding ACP S-malonyltransferase, with protein sequence MIVIVCPGQGSQKPGFLAPWLDSDENKALLADYSDAAGLDLAAHGTTSDAETIKDTAIAQPLIVAAGLLALRALDKHGALDRVGGIAGHSVGEITAAAGAGILDVGDAMDFVSQRAVAMAEAANSTPTGMSAVLGGEPDEVIAAAESLGLQPANYNGGGQIVVAGDLHALARLADEPPAKARVMPLKVAGAFHTRYMEPAREFLAAAASLFTASDPKLRIWTNSDGTVVSDGERFRDLLVKQVASPVRWDLCMQSFAENGVTGLIELAPAGALIGLARRGLKGVPTVAVNTPDDIPAALQMIDAAA
- a CDS encoding PucR family transcriptional regulator, with the translated sequence MTIKRLEDTLPWYADMPPGRRSAVGLVAQAGISSFISWFDDPRSTPWIAADVFGAAPRELLRSVSLQQTLQLIRVTVEVVEERVAGRDNHLREAILLYSREIAFAAADVYARAAEARGLWDARLEALVVDSILTGETDDELPSRIAALGWHGHGEVAVLVGTTPAQLDVDHVRRAARHMQADVLIGVQGNRLVLVIGRSESPNGDGDDAVGTAPALSFLEIASQLEPSFGDGHLVLGHAVPTLVDASQSARAALAGFAVARSWRHAPRPVLADDLLPERALAGDPLARRTLIERVYRPLKDHSTELATTLWCYLDNGRSLEATARELFVHPNTVRYRLKRVSEVIGWDATGAREALILQSALILGSIAEHEPPRKRRVAP
- a CDS encoding redoxin domain-containing protein, with the protein product MIQPGERAPDFTLVDQHGREVASARLRGSRVALVFFPLAFSGVCGDELAELAANTAMFDEAQTQLVGVTVDSVFALRAWSDAAGATFPLASDFWPHGHVARRFGAFDERTGRADRATIMIDEGGIVRASFRAPPHRPRSLAQYTEALAALPHAAS
- a CDS encoding DUF1345 domain-containing protein, which translates into the protein MGRQRASRDIALRYDDGFRGGIAIAAGLPVILIPFVAVTLQAVDFNPVLIVAGTCAALSCSFLVYVVWTHVVFTSDDTGALAHVGAVQFHRRASTLTRLLGFGSAESWAISAAGAALAVALAAAVFGAREGGVLLALLVLLTGAAAWASVAYAFALRYFRQHMAGERFRFDIEEAPRFTDFLSLAIMISAAGTISPAAPRSRAGLSTVRTHTVIAFVFNALVVAMTVSLIVGLISTNAGAAL